The Pseudorca crassidens isolate mPseCra1 chromosome 3, mPseCra1.hap1, whole genome shotgun sequence genome includes the window AACTTATCATGACATAAACCTCTGAGAGACTTAttagcccattttatagatgaggaaagtcaTTCCTTTGTTCAGTTTATGAGTTTGTGCCGAGCTCTGTGTGCTGGGCGTAGGGAGCCAGTGTGAGTGGACGGACCTGGTATCCGTCTGGCAGAGCTCATGGGAGATAATCAGGGAGCCGGGGAGGTAGGACAGCAGAATCAGGCTTTGACGGAAGCCCAGGCGCTGTGGGGACCCCCAAAGAGGTACCTGACAGCCTGGGGAGGTCAGGAGACTCCTCTgctgccacccacccaccccccgccccgtcccAGAAGTCCTCTTAGCTGATAActcagggggaggaggggaggaaggaagggtatTTCAGTAGAGGCCCAGCATGTGCACAGGTCCAAGGAATGGGGGATGGGTAAGTCTGGAGCAGTGCCAACAGCCAGAGTGGGTAGGAGGCGGAGGAGAGAGACTAGCACTGATGTTGTGAGCGGGGCTGTGTCGGACAGGGTTTCCAGCACCAAGCTGAGGAGCTCGGGATGGCAGGGAGCCCcgcagagggtggggagggggcgttGTAAAGAGGCTGGACACCCCCCGACTTCCCAATGACCCCCGTGACCCCTCGGCTTCTCTCTGCCGCCCAGTGAAGCACCCATCCGCGGAGCCCTCGCGGTTCATCTCGGTGCCCACCAAGACGCCAGACAAGATGGGCTTTGACGAGGTAGGCTGGGCCTTCCCTCAGGGGTGGGGCCGGGGGCCGACCTGGAGGGTCCAACCAAAGCTCTGGGCCACAGGTCTTCATGATCAACCTGAAGCGGCGGCAGGACCGACGGGAACGTATGCTGCGCGCGCTGCAGGAGCAGGAGATCGAGTGCCGGCTGGTGGAGGCTGTGGACGGCAAGTGAGTCCCACcccggtgggggaggggcggctcCACGTGTGGGTATGTGGACCTGGTGGGTGGCGGCTGTGGAGCGGATGTGAGTCTGACCCTGCGCGGGGTGCTGGCAGGTCTGCGCACATAGTGTAGACCACGCCCTGGCAGCCCACATTGGGTCCAAGAGGGGTGTGCaggttggggggcggggtggcAAGGGGGAATGTCGCTAATGGTGGAATTGTGGGCAGAGAGAGTCTTCCACTGACCCGCTCCTGTCCCCCCTTGCAGAGCCATGAACACTAGCCAGGTAGAGGCACTGGGCATCCAGATGCTGCCCGGCTACCGGGATCCTTACCACGGGCGGCCCCTCACCAAGGGCGAACTGGGCTGCTTCCTCAGCCACTATAACATCTGGAAAGAGGTGGGTCCCGCAGCGGGGCAGCCCCCTCCTCAGCCTTCTTTACAGCTCAAGGAGGGAATCGCCTGCATCCCAGACAGTCCTCTCTCTTTAGTGAATGTGTCACCTGAACCCTGGGTGGGTGAGCTGCTGTCCTTCTCCTGTGCAGACGTGGAGCCTGAGTCCGGGGAGGGTTAAGCCTGACTCTAGAAACAGGTAGGGTCTGAGGCCCAGGACCTCCAGGAGAAACCTCTTCATGTGCACCCACTGTCAAATAGCTAGAGCCCGGGCACCGTGCTCATAGCTTACTAGTAGGAGTAATAGCCATGGCGACGATCACTAATGCAGACCCCACACGTTGGTACCCCGTTAGCCCCAGAGGCTCATCACATACCCTTGGAAGGGAAGGTTATGATGGGCGAGGATGCCAGGCACGGACTGGAACCTGGGACCAGCAGGCGTGAGGCCAGATGGGGCATTTGGTGTTTGAGGCGACAGGTGCTCAGCCAGGTTGCCCTCCTTTTCTGATATTCATCATGGAGGTCATGGGGCAGGGATTGCGGTGTCCAGGTAGCTGTAGAGCCAGAGGGAATCCAGGTTCAAGTCCAGCCCTGCCTCTCAGAGGGGTGAGCTCTGTGAGCAAGGAAGGCATTTCCCaatctgagcctcagattccccaGATGATGGAGTCACAACTTCAGGGGCAGTTGTGAAGATTCGCTAGTTCATTCATTCTGGGAACATTtgtcaaggacctactgtgtgcccagccTGATGCTGGTGCTGGGGACACGGCAGCCACCAAGATAGACCCAGCCCCCTTCAGGGTGCTcacagccctgggaggtggggagactgATGAGAATCCACAAAGAAATGAATGGCAATGAAATAAGTGAGAGGCAACTACAGGAGAGGCCCAGGGTTATGAATTATCCTCAACTGGCAGCTTTGGGTGATAGTCAGGGAGGACCTCTTGAGTAGGTGACAGGTGAGCTAAGGCCAGAAGGgtgagagggaacctacctgctGCTGTGTGGGGGAAGGGTGCTCTGTGTCAAAGGCACAGCGTACGCCCAGGCCCTGGGTTGGGAAGGAGCAGCCAGGCTGAGGTGAGGCTGTGGATTCTGCTGCCAAGTTGTGAGGAGGAAGTTTGGGCCAGGAGGTAGATCCAAATTGgtggtggtgggcttccctggtggcgcagtggttgagagtccgcctgccgatgcaggggacacgggttcgtgccccggtccgggaagatcccacatgccatggagcggctgggcccgtgagccatggccgctgagcctgcgcgtccggagcctgtgctccgcaacgggagaggccacgtaccgcaaaaaaaaaaaaacaaacaacaattggtggtggtggtgtgtgtgtgtgcggggggtAGTTTGCTTTTCTCCTGATGCCCCAGAGCTTTTAAGCAGAACTGGCTTCAGGGTCAGGCCTGGCTTTGATCTCTCCAAGATCTCAGCAGGGCCTCCTCCCTCAGGTTGTGGACCGCAGGCTGCAGAAATCACTCGTGTTCGAGGACGACCTGCGCTTCGAGATCTTCTTCAAGAGGCGCCTAATGAACCTTATGCAGGATGTGGAGCGGGAGGGTCTGGACTGGGACCTCATGTGAGTGGAGCCTGGGAGGGGCCAGAGCTCAAAGGTGTGGCCCAGAGCCTCTAGGTCGGAGGGCCTTTGCAGGTTAATATGTTGGGCCAACTTTTGGGAGCTTGGCAGGAGGACTTGTTCTTGACCCAGAAGTCTAGGGACCTGGTGGAAGCCTGCCAGCTCGTCCAGGGGTTGGAGACTTGACTGGAGCCTGTGGGGTAGAGAATAAGGCTAAGGTTTGACCCGGAAGACTGGGGACGTGGCTAAAGAACTTGGAGTGTGGCCTGCGGTGGGTTTGATCCGAGCCTGGGGGCTTGGCTGCGTGGGCCACGCCCACGGGAGCCTGGGTCTCAGAGCAGTGCTAGGTAGAGTACGGCCAGCCTATTTCTGGAACTGTCCCTTGGAGTCTCATGTAGGTGGGTTGGTTCATCCTcgccaccccacccctgcccctagCGCCACGTGCGGGGCCCTGACCTGGGTTCTGGGCCTGAGACTCAGGACCGTGCTGTCGATAGGAGCATAGCTTCTCCCCTTCACTCCTGCCCGCCTGCCTCACAGCCCTCTGAACCCAGAGCAGCTCCCCTCTCAGCTCCGCTCTCCTTCCCGTGGCACAGCCTCCCCAGCTCCAAATCCTCCCTCGTGCCCTCAGAGAAAGCCCACTGCCCTCCCTGTGGCCCCAGGCCCCTGTGGGCTGCTCTCACCCCAGTGCAGTCACGCCGGCCTCCTCAtcgctccccaccccccagggcctGACAGGGGCTCCGGGGCTCTCTGCGTCAGCATTCTTGCGTGGGCAGGCGGGAGGAAGGTGACTGGGCCCCCGTTCTGCACCCCAGCTATGTGGGCCGGAAGCGGATGCAGGTGGAGCACCCAGAAAAGGCTGTGCCCCGCGTGAGGAACCTGGTGGAGGCCGACTACTCGTACTGGACGCTGGCCTACGTGATCTCCCTGCAAGGCGCCCGCAAGCTGCTGGCTGCCCGGCCACTCTCCAAGATGCTGCCCGTGGACGAGTTCTTGCCGGTCATGTTCGACAAGCACCCAGTGTGAGAGGGGGTGGCGGTGGGCAGGCGGGCTGGGGTCTCGCTGTGGAGCTGGCCTGGGTGGGGGCGTGAGGCTCGTGGATCCCAGGGAGGTGGCTTTTCTTCTGCCTGCTTCTTCCTCCATCTGGTCCCTCGCCatcgccctccccccacccctgccacccacTTCTGTCTCCATTCGCCTCTTACCCCCCAACCCACCGCGGCCcccgtgcccctcctcccctgcaggtCTGAATACAAGGCCCACTTCTCCCCTCGGGACCTGCGCGCCTTCTCCGTGGAGCCCCTGCTCGTCTACCCCACACACTACACAGGGGACGACGGGTACGTGAGCGACACGGAGACCTCGGTCGTGTGGAACAACGAGCACGTCAAGACCGACTGGGACCGGGCCAAATCCCAGAAGATGCGCGAGCAGCAGGCCCTGAGCCGCGAGGCCAAGAACTCTGACGTGCTGCAGTCCCCCCTGGACAGCGCTGCCCGGGATGAGCTCTGAGAGCTCTGAGGGGCGGTGGCCATGAATCCAAAGCAGCCTGTCGCTGGCCCGGCCCCCGCACGCCTGCCGGGGACGACCCCTGGCAGGCCAAGGAGGGCTCCCCACACAGGGCGGCGTCCAGCCAGCCCATGCTCAGCAGTCACGTGCACGCAGGCAGCATTAACGGAggtgcctactgtatgccaggaacAGGTGGATCGGGTGGTAGCAGTTCGTGCGCCCAACACTTTAAGCGATTACTGGGTACCAGGTTCCTGTGTTCTGGCAGTGAATGAGGCATGATTATTCCCTCCCTCGGTGATGGGTCCAGTCGTCAAGCGTTATTGATCCCCCATCAAGAAGCAGGCGCAGGTGATACACATTCACTGTTTGAATTCCTTcgagtatttattgagtgcctactgtatgcgGGGCACCATTCCAGGCTCTGGGACTAGTGAGGTAAACTTTCACGTATTCAGACACGTACTCTGTGTCTGGTACTTGCGACACAAAAGTCCTTACTGACTCGGTGCATTtgctgagtgcctgctgtgtgcggGGAGCTGAGCTTTGTGTTAGGGCTGAAGATAAACAAGGTGCTTTTCACTCCTAAGTGGTTTCTTCCCCACACATCCAGAGAGCATCTcctgtgtgctgggccctggtGATACAAAATAGGATGACAGCTGTTCAGTCAGCTTCTGATCACCAACAGAGATGAAGGAGTCCTTTCGTTTCTTCATGCAGcaggcatttattgagtgctggcTGTGTGCCTGACCTCGTGGACTCCCAGTGGGGTTGACTGAGTTTGATTCCTCATTTCCCCTCGCCCCCCCGTCGCCCGAGCCGTGTGCAGATAACATCCCCTGTCCACCGCCCAGGAGAGGGGCTGGCTCTTCCCTTGCCAGGGGCAGCCATGGGTTCCAGCAGCCTCATGTCCTCATGCAAGGCCCCCCTGCTAGACCCGGCCCCCCtggagggggtgaggggtgaAGCTGGGGGCGGGGTCTCCCATTCCCCCTCCTGGTCTCAGTTGTTTGACCTCCCTGCCCTGCACGTCAGGTGTGGTCTCTGCCTGCTCGGTGGGGTTCCTCTGTCCAAGCCTTTGGTGGGATCATGCGTCTGGGGCCTCGCGTGGGCTCCGCTGCACTGGGGCGCTACCCACGGCCTGGGCAGAACGTCCCCCGGCACAGGCTGGAGGACTCGCTGTGTCTTCAGCCTGAAACGAATGTCAGAGCCCACCAGTAGTGCCTCATTCTCTGAGGGATAACTAACTGCTGTCCGGGTCGGGTCCCGGAtaacttgcttatttttttattaaatgttgCTGGTTGGTTTTCACATACATCTGTGTTCCCTTCTTGGCCCAATGCTCTGCTCACAACCTATGTACCACCCACATTCCCCACCCCTCCGCTTCAGGCCAAGATGTGGGAGGAAACCAG containing:
- the COLGALT1 gene encoding procollagen galactosyltransferase 1 isoform X2, whose product is MKSLYHSVEWRPAEEPKSYPDEEGPKHWSDSRYEHIMKLRQAALKSARDMWADYILFVDADNLILNPDTLTLLIAENKTVVAPMLDSRAAYSNFWCGMTSQGYYKRTPAYIPIRKRDRRGCFAVPMVHSTFLIDLRKAASRNLAFYPPHPDYTWSFDDIIVFAFSCKQAEVQMYVCNKEVYGFLPVPLRAHSTLQDEAESFMHVQLEVMVKHPSAEPSRFISVPTKTPDKMGFDEVFMINLKRRQDRRERMLRALQEQEIECRLVEAVDGKAMNTSQVEALGIQMLPGYRDPYHGRPLTKGELGCFLSHYNIWKEVVDRRLQKSLVFEDDLRFEIFFKRRLMNLMQDVEREGLDWDLIYVGRKRMQVEHPEKAVPRVRNLVEADYSYWTLAYVISLQGARKLLAARPLSKMLPVDEFLPVMFDKHPVSEYKAHFSPRDLRAFSVEPLLVYPTHYTGDDGYVSDTETSVVWNNEHVKTDWDRAKSQKMREQQALSREAKNSDVLQSPLDSAARDEL